From Phycisphaeraceae bacterium, a single genomic window includes:
- a CDS encoding UbiD family decarboxylase: MDNDLQSFITHLESLGELRRIREPVSPVLEITRLADAQNKARANPGAANRADPRFFDRGGQALLFENVIRSDFPLLINAFGSYRRMELALGCEVGGFDAIASKIGSLVKPAPPQSLAEAFGKAREVLPLLCIGPKRLRSRGACQDVICRGSEIDLTRFPMLRCWPLDGDLAGVGYRPDINTGVEGLGHPQIDAERWQAEFAGRYITLAGVHTVHADEREVAKPRSHNIGMYRMQLMGRDRLAMHWHMHHDGAAHWRSWKKLGQPMPVAIALGGPSVLPYAATCPLPPGLSELLMAGFLNGRGIRLCRAVSVPLWVPADSEIIIEGFVRTDAGFPGWEPRDSGAEPLGPGAVFEGPFGDHTGFYSMPDRYPIMEVTAVTHRRNAVYPTTIVGLPPQEDYYLGKATERIMLPLLKTLIPDIEDYDLPMFGAFHNCAVVQIRKQYPLHARKVMHAVWGAGQMAWTKTVIVVDHDIDCHDLGQVLRAVCCNCKPSRDIERVQGALDILDHAAPRLGTGTKIGLDATRKIVGEDIDGHRLAAPRAIPTDVEREAEIARVLEISGVLDATAPEAAAGWLFVRADRDRDEPDRAGLGQRILTQFFEQKSRMSFVVVLGRSVDIADHDVALFHWVANCDAGRDIQWGSDGHTVGFDATPKTSADSRLGQPVRVWPPVIRLQ; this comes from the coding sequence ATGGACAACGATCTTCAATCCTTCATCACACATCTCGAAAGTCTCGGCGAACTGCGTCGCATCCGCGAGCCGGTCAGCCCTGTGCTCGAGATCACCCGCCTTGCCGATGCCCAGAACAAGGCCCGCGCCAACCCCGGAGCAGCGAATCGGGCCGACCCGCGTTTCTTCGACCGCGGGGGGCAGGCACTGCTCTTCGAGAATGTGATCAGGTCGGACTTTCCGCTGCTCATCAATGCGTTCGGTTCGTATCGGCGGATGGAGTTGGCACTCGGGTGCGAAGTCGGCGGGTTCGATGCGATTGCGTCGAAGATCGGGTCGCTGGTCAAGCCCGCTCCTCCCCAGTCGCTGGCCGAGGCGTTTGGCAAAGCCCGCGAGGTGCTGCCGCTGCTCTGCATCGGGCCAAAGAGGCTCCGCAGCCGAGGTGCGTGCCAGGATGTCATTTGCCGCGGAAGTGAAATCGATCTGACACGATTTCCCATGTTGCGATGTTGGCCACTCGATGGCGACTTGGCCGGGGTTGGCTATCGACCTGATATCAACACGGGCGTCGAAGGGCTTGGGCATCCGCAGATTGACGCGGAGCGATGGCAGGCGGAGTTTGCCGGGCGGTACATCACGCTCGCCGGCGTACACACGGTTCACGCCGACGAACGCGAAGTCGCCAAGCCGCGATCGCACAACATCGGTATGTATCGGATGCAATTGATGGGGCGTGATCGCCTTGCGATGCACTGGCACATGCACCACGACGGCGCAGCGCACTGGCGATCCTGGAAGAAACTTGGCCAACCGATGCCTGTTGCCATCGCGCTCGGCGGACCCAGCGTGCTGCCCTACGCAGCCACGTGTCCATTGCCACCGGGCTTGAGCGAGTTGCTGATGGCGGGGTTTCTCAATGGCCGAGGAATTCGGCTTTGTCGCGCGGTCAGCGTGCCTCTATGGGTGCCGGCCGATTCGGAAATCATCATCGAGGGCTTTGTGCGCACGGACGCCGGATTCCCAGGCTGGGAACCACGCGATTCAGGAGCAGAACCGCTCGGCCCGGGCGCGGTGTTCGAAGGTCCGTTTGGCGATCATACCGGGTTTTATTCGATGCCCGATCGGTATCCGATCATGGAAGTCACCGCTGTGACGCATCGTCGCAACGCGGTCTACCCGACGACGATCGTTGGCCTTCCGCCGCAGGAAGATTACTACCTCGGCAAGGCGACCGAGCGCATCATGCTGCCGCTGCTCAAGACGCTGATCCCGGATATCGAGGATTACGACCTGCCGATGTTCGGTGCGTTTCACAACTGCGCGGTGGTGCAGATTCGCAAGCAGTATCCGCTTCACGCGCGCAAAGTCATGCACGCGGTGTGGGGTGCCGGGCAGATGGCGTGGACCAAGACTGTGATCGTCGTCGACCATGATATTGATTGCCACGACCTTGGCCAGGTGCTCCGGGCGGTCTGCTGCAACTGCAAGCCTTCGCGCGATATCGAGCGTGTGCAAGGCGCGCTGGACATTCTCGATCACGCAGCCCCGCGCCTCGGCACTGGAACCAAGATCGGGCTGGACGCGACGCGCAAGATCGTCGGCGAAGACATCGACGGCCATCGGCTCGCTGCGCCTCGCGCGATTCCGACCGATGTCGAGCGGGAGGCCGAGATCGCGCGAGTCCTCGAAATCTCCGGCGTTCTTGATGCCACAGCGCCCGAGGCGGCTGCCGGTTGGTTGTTCGTCAGGGCCGATCGGGATCGTGATGAACCCGACCGCGCCGGTCTTGGACAGCGAATCCTCACGCAGTTCTTCGAACAGAAGAGCCGTATGTCGTTTGTGGTGGTGCTCGGCCGGTCTGTCGACATTGCCGATCATGATGTCGCGCTCTTTCACTGGGTCGCCAACTGCGACGCGGGGCGCGATATCCAGTGGGGCTCGGATGGGCACACAGTTGGGTTCGACGCGACACCCAAGACGTCGGCTGATTCGAGGCTTGGTCAGCCGGTGAGGGTCTGGCCCCCTGTGATTCGGTTGCAGTGA
- a CDS encoding class I SAM-dependent methyltransferase, giving the protein MSGKPLYEFAATRDWPGYFAASAGRPPRETLLAALDLFEREGPIDAADPPIAVDLGCGEGRDTAELLRRGWRVTAIDGHEDAFSHLQNRTDIAAWDRLDMRLSPFEECQIPRCRLLNSSFSLPFCHPDSFDRLWRVIVAAIEPGGRFAGQFFGPRDSWAKLPDRSHQSRDEVEALLKAFQIEQLTEEEREGTDCTGAGKHWHVFHVVAKRV; this is encoded by the coding sequence ATGTCCGGCAAACCACTGTACGAGTTCGCCGCCACGCGCGACTGGCCCGGCTATTTCGCCGCCAGCGCTGGCCGCCCCCCGCGCGAGACGCTGCTCGCGGCTCTTGATCTCTTCGAACGCGAAGGGCCGATCGACGCTGCAGACCCGCCAATAGCGGTCGATCTTGGGTGCGGCGAGGGGCGCGACACCGCCGAGCTGCTCCGCCGCGGATGGCGCGTGACCGCGATCGACGGCCATGAAGACGCGTTCAGCCACTTGCAGAATCGCACAGATATCGCTGCCTGGGATCGGCTGGACATGCGTCTGTCGCCGTTCGAAGAGTGTCAGATTCCTCGATGCCGCCTGCTGAACTCGAGTTTTTCGCTCCCGTTCTGCCACCCGGACTCTTTCGACCGCCTCTGGCGCGTGATTGTCGCTGCCATTGAGCCCGGCGGGCGATTCGCGGGGCAGTTCTTCGGCCCGCGCGACTCGTGGGCGAAACTGCCGGACCGGTCTCACCAATCACGCGATGAGGTCGAGGCGCTGCTCAAGGCTTTTCAGATCGAGCAGTTGACGGAAGAGGAACGCGAAGGGACCGATTGCACGGGCGCCGGAAAGCATTGGCATGTGTTTCATGTCGTTGCCAAGCGCGTCTAA
- a CDS encoding ABC transporter ATP-binding protein, which produces MTTDGDLAINLSHVAKTYKGGVQALRGIEMKVHQGEVFGLLGPNGAGKSTLVKILMTVIRPTRCEGSLLGKPVGDKATLAQVGYLPEHHQFPDYLTARQLLHHAGAMTMVDRATRLRRADELIDIVGMHDWADERIGSFSKGMRQRVGIAQSLMNDPQVVLLDEPTDGVDPVGRRDIRAILLRLKYEGKTVFINSHLLSELEMVCDRVAILVAGTVRVQGTMGELTHARTGYVIRLEPGSDLEGAVAVARSGYAGEVLAGQGAINLKTSSPADVQPVIDALRRAGFVLAQLQLQRPTLEDLFMETVTDPTTGTALPPGADRTRKDKTASNVSGEPNS; this is translated from the coding sequence ATGACCACCGACGGAGATTTGGCCATCAATCTGTCACACGTTGCCAAGACCTACAAGGGCGGCGTGCAGGCGCTGCGCGGGATCGAGATGAAGGTCCATCAGGGCGAGGTCTTCGGGCTGCTGGGGCCCAACGGTGCTGGAAAAAGCACGCTCGTCAAGATCCTGATGACCGTTATCCGCCCGACACGCTGCGAAGGATCGCTGCTTGGCAAACCCGTCGGCGACAAGGCCACACTCGCGCAGGTCGGATATCTGCCCGAGCATCACCAGTTTCCCGACTATCTCACCGCGCGGCAGCTGCTCCACCACGCTGGAGCCATGACGATGGTCGATCGTGCGACACGTCTTCGGCGTGCTGACGAACTCATCGACATTGTCGGCATGCACGACTGGGCAGACGAACGAATCGGGTCATTCTCCAAGGGAATGCGCCAGCGCGTCGGAATCGCACAATCCCTGATGAACGATCCGCAGGTTGTGCTGCTCGATGAGCCGACCGATGGTGTCGATCCGGTCGGGCGACGCGACATCCGCGCCATCCTGCTTCGTCTCAAGTATGAAGGCAAGACCGTGTTCATCAACAGCCACCTGCTGAGCGAGCTCGAAATGGTCTGCGATCGAGTCGCCATCCTCGTCGCGGGAACGGTGCGTGTGCAGGGCACCATGGGCGAACTGACACACGCGCGCACGGGATATGTCATCCGCCTTGAACCAGGCTCAGATCTGGAGGGAGCTGTCGCGGTCGCGCGCTCGGGGTACGCCGGCGAGGTTCTTGCTGGCCAGGGAGCCATCAACCTCAAGACCAGCAGCCCGGCCGACGTGCAGCCAGTCATCGACGCGCTGCGACGGGCTGGATTCGTGCTCGCACAACTCCAGCTCCAGCGTCCGACCCTCGAAGACCTCTTCATGGAAACCGTCACCGATCCGACAACCGGCACCGCACTTCCACCTGGGGCCGACCGCACAAGGAAGGACAAGACCGCCAGCAACGTCTCTGGAGAACCGAACTCATGA
- a CDS encoding entericidin A/B family lipoprotein, with the protein MRAKFKRMIVLSLVGAAAIFVSGCNTVEGVGKDIKAGGAAIEDAAN; encoded by the coding sequence ATGCGAGCAAAATTCAAGCGCATGATCGTGCTGTCGCTGGTTGGAGCAGCGGCGATTTTCGTCTCGGGATGCAACACGGTCGAAGGCGTGGGCAAGGACATCAAGGCCGGCGGCGCAGCGATCGAGGATGCTGCCAATTGA
- the galK gene encoding galactokinase produces the protein MAGAREELVWRCVQGFQSAFGLAPAVVATAPGRVNLIGEHTDYSGGFVLPMAIERRTAVAIGAAPGASDRFTALDQEAGAQAMTVMTRSETLAREPRGWTSYVRGVIAGFASRGIVLGAVDLAVTSDVPLGSGLSSSAALEVATATAIESMAGVRLGEVEKALLCQKAEHEYAGVPCGLMDQFISVMGREGCALLIDCRAASAEPIALRGVSVLIINSMVRHALTGGEYAERRQQCEAAASALHSAGQPVELLRDVDERMLAKLEALVEPVVYRRARHVVRENARTIEAARAMEAGAWARVGALMQASHVSLRDDFEVSCHELDLLVGYASETRGIIGCRMTGGGFGGCVVALVEPEHAAQAGAAIAARYEASTGVVPDWFVSGPAAGARLESQVVQG, from the coding sequence GTGGCGGGCGCACGCGAGGAACTGGTCTGGCGCTGCGTGCAGGGGTTTCAGTCTGCGTTTGGTCTGGCACCTGCGGTGGTGGCCACTGCACCCGGTCGCGTGAATCTTATCGGTGAACATACGGACTATTCGGGCGGGTTCGTGCTGCCGATGGCGATCGAGCGGCGCACTGCTGTTGCGATCGGTGCTGCGCCGGGTGCGAGTGATCGATTTACAGCCCTCGATCAGGAGGCGGGCGCGCAGGCGATGACGGTGATGACGCGGTCTGAGACGCTGGCCCGCGAGCCTCGGGGGTGGACATCGTATGTGCGCGGCGTGATTGCGGGGTTTGCTTCCCGCGGGATCGTTCTCGGTGCGGTTGATCTTGCAGTGACCAGCGATGTGCCCCTGGGCAGTGGGCTGAGCAGTTCGGCGGCGCTTGAAGTCGCAACGGCCACGGCGATCGAGTCGATGGCAGGCGTGCGACTGGGCGAGGTCGAGAAGGCGCTGTTGTGTCAGAAGGCTGAACACGAATACGCGGGCGTGCCTTGCGGGTTGATGGATCAGTTCATCAGCGTCATGGGGCGTGAAGGATGCGCGCTGCTGATTGATTGTCGTGCGGCCAGTGCCGAGCCGATCGCGCTGCGCGGGGTGAGCGTGCTCATTATCAACAGCATGGTGCGGCATGCGCTGACTGGAGGCGAATACGCCGAGCGTCGGCAGCAGTGCGAGGCTGCGGCGAGTGCGCTGCACTCAGCGGGTCAGCCCGTCGAGTTGCTGCGCGATGTCGATGAGCGCATGCTCGCGAAACTCGAAGCCCTGGTTGAACCGGTTGTGTACCGTCGTGCGCGGCATGTGGTGCGCGAGAACGCGCGCACGATCGAGGCGGCGCGAGCGATGGAGGCCGGCGCGTGGGCACGGGTCGGCGCGTTGATGCAGGCGTCGCATGTGAGCCTTCGTGATGATTTCGAGGTGAGTTGTCATGAACTGGATCTCCTGGTCGGATATGCCAGTGAGACGCGCGGCATCATCGGCTGTCGGATGACTGGCGGAGGTTTTGGGGGCTGTGTGGTGGCGTTGGTCGAACCGGAGCATGCTGCCCAAGCCGGTGCTGCGATCGCGGCGCGGTATGAGGCATCGACCGGGGTTGTTCCTGATTGGTTTGTGTCCGGGCCGGCAGCGGGCGCGCGGCTAGAGTCGCAAGTTGTGCAGGGATAG